Genomic DNA from Patescibacteria group bacterium:
ATGACGTAAGGAGCTTTTGTGCCTTCCACGACAAAATTAGTCGGCGCACCGGATGATTCCGCATCAGGAAAGACTGAACGAATAGAATCAGCCAGCTTTGTCTCAGCTACTGTGATAGTCGGCGAGATTAGACGTTGGCCGAAGGTACTAAACCAGAGCGGTCCAAAGTAATCTGCCAGCGTATCTCCAGTTCGTCCGGTTTTGTAGGCGGCCTCTACTGCTCCTTGAATGTCTGAGTCGATTAATGGGTACACCAAGTCTGGGTCAGTAGCGCCGGCCGGGGCAAGGTCCACGGTTTTTGTTTCATTGTACAGTTCTACAATCAGACCGCCCGCGATCATGTGGTTATAGGCGTCTTGGAGTGTTTGGGTGGCTCGATCCTTGCTCATGCCGCCGATCGGGATACCGGCTACGCTAACATTGCGATACATTCTGTTCTCAAATGTTTTGGCTAGCGCGATGTTGGCCGAGATAATGAGAAGTATCATCACGCCCAGGATAGTTATACAAAAAAAAGTAACGCCAATAGCCTTTTTGTGCGCTTCAGTGAGTCTGCGTTTTTTCTCAGTCGGTTCGGTCATAGGTTACGTTCGCACCTGGATGCGGTTTTTCTTTTGGGCCTTGGGGATGGTGATGGTAAGGATGCCATTTTTCAGTTCGGCATCTGCTTCGTCTGACTTCACACGAGTAGGGAGGATGATCGAGCGGGAAAAAGCGCCCCAGAAGCATTCTTCATAGTGGGTGGTAGCGTTATCCTCCACCGTCTCATGCTGGCGTTCTCCCCGAATGGTAACCATGTCGTCATTAACAGACACATCTAAATCCTTTTCATCAACTCCCGCAATAGCAGACCTAATAATGACTTTATCAGCCGTCTCAAGCACATCTACCGCTAATTGTCCTTCCGACGACGGAAAAAGCGCTGTGTTGTCCATACAATTGACTATATTGTACCTTAGAAAAAATGAGTTGAAAAGGAATTTGATTCCAATGTCAGGAGAGCGTATGCTCTGGAGGAGCCTTATGCGTCTTTTGGTAGTCTTTTCTATTTTAGCAGCCCTTCTCGTGTCCGCGTCTTTATCAATGACGCATGTTTTTCCGATGTCTGAAATGTCCGGGACGGATTGCGGGGTTGGACTTAGGTGTATTCAGACTTCCGGTTCTCCGCTGGTTGATTGCTTGGAACATTGTTTGGGTCAGCAGATTCCTTCGAGCCCTGTAACGCCGATGGTTTTTGATTGGAGTGTTTTGTTGCTGATTGTCGCCTTCGCCTCATTTAGTTTCCCAAATTTTGTTCGAAGTGCCGTTTTGAGATCTGGGCGGGACGCGCCTTTTGGATTGATATCAAGACTTTTACAACTGAGAACTGTTGAAATTAAGAGC
This window encodes:
- a CDS encoding Hsp20/alpha crystallin family protein, whose translation is MDNTALFPSSEGQLAVDVLETADKVIIRSAIAGVDEKDLDVSVNDDMVTIRGERQHETVEDNATTHYEECFWGAFSRSIILPTRVKSDEADAELKNGILTITIPKAQKKNRIQVRT